The following are from one region of the Paenibacillus sp. KS-LC4 genome:
- a CDS encoding TetR/AcrR family transcriptional regulator has product MVKGRSDGEETKRRIASAAKQLFMHKGYGAVSMNEVCDHAKVSKGSLYHHFPSKVQLFLEVVEEDSEQWRLAWDRKREKLATVEEQLYALAEHYAHDFQNPLMKAMEEFSSSQVYTQDVLDRLLLIMKNNSQACRGLIREGQASGIFVSSDEEELVFIVSSMMEGLGKVYFTLDSEQQPDQISKLFRQAASMLLNGIRAK; this is encoded by the coding sequence ATGGTTAAAGGACGATCGGATGGCGAAGAAACCAAACGCCGCATCGCCAGTGCAGCTAAGCAATTGTTTATGCATAAGGGCTATGGAGCCGTATCCATGAATGAAGTATGTGATCACGCTAAAGTCAGCAAAGGCAGCCTCTATCACCATTTTCCGAGCAAGGTGCAGCTTTTCCTTGAGGTGGTTGAGGAGGATAGTGAGCAGTGGCGTTTGGCATGGGATCGTAAGCGAGAGAAGCTGGCTACTGTTGAGGAACAGCTTTATGCACTTGCAGAGCATTACGCCCATGACTTTCAAAATCCGCTCATGAAAGCCATGGAGGAATTTTCGTCCAGCCAGGTGTATACCCAAGATGTATTAGATCGTCTGCTGCTTATTATGAAAAATAATTCGCAGGCATGCCGCGGCCTTATACGTGAAGGGCAGGCGAGCGGGATCTTTGTGTCCAGTGACGAAGAGGAGCTTGTGTTTATTGTCAGCAGCATGATGGAAGGCCTCGGAAAAGTCTACTTTACGCTAGACTCTGAGCAGCAGCCCGATCAGATATCAAAATTATTCCGTCAAGCAGCCAGTATGCTATTAAACGGAATACGCGCTAAGTAA
- a CDS encoding MFS transporter has translation MLYQNRTFRIILFSDVIQQLAIWIRNMALLFFVMDKTNGDKVAVSLMSIFEYAPILIFSIIGGVLADRWNPKRTMIASDVLSAASIGVILLMLANGWWGALYASVFVSAILSQFSQPSSAKVFKRHIPEDQIPGAIGLSQSMSSLFHILGPIIGTAIYQWAGLTMSLLALPVLFLASAAALTMLPKEAHIEEQEKLSLKNDLSSGYRFIVAEKGLLRLFLTFAFLGLAAGLVQPLEIFIVTERLGLNKENVQWFAAADGIGLLLGSLIAGMLPKLLKAKYLLPVALAFLGITFLVEGSSIWPLVTGAFRFGNGLLLAILNTAVASFVITRIPDTMVGKVNGLMTPLFTGSILLGTASSGLLASSLGLFVVYAMSAVLCFISIVPSLKVGLQKEAA, from the coding sequence ATGCTCTATCAAAACCGAACGTTTCGCATTATTCTTTTTTCGGATGTTATTCAGCAGCTCGCGATTTGGATCCGCAATATGGCCCTTCTCTTTTTTGTCATGGACAAAACGAACGGAGATAAGGTAGCCGTATCCTTGATGTCTATTTTTGAATATGCGCCCATTCTCATCTTCTCCATTATTGGAGGCGTGCTTGCCGACCGCTGGAATCCGAAGCGCACCATGATTGCCAGCGATGTTCTTAGTGCTGCGTCGATTGGCGTCATTTTGCTTATGCTTGCTAACGGCTGGTGGGGCGCGCTTTATGCGTCGGTATTCGTGTCGGCCATACTCAGCCAATTTTCGCAGCCTTCGTCGGCTAAGGTGTTCAAGCGACATATTCCAGAAGATCAGATTCCTGGGGCTATCGGCCTCTCGCAAAGCATGTCGTCACTGTTCCACATACTCGGCCCTATTATTGGAACAGCGATTTATCAGTGGGCTGGACTCACGATGTCTCTTCTTGCGCTGCCCGTCTTGTTTCTCGCTTCTGCAGCCGCGCTGACTATGCTGCCTAAAGAAGCACATATCGAGGAGCAGGAGAAGCTTTCATTGAAAAATGATTTGTCCTCCGGCTATCGTTTTATTGTCGCAGAGAAAGGACTGCTGCGGTTATTTCTAACCTTCGCCTTCCTCGGTCTGGCGGCTGGGCTCGTTCAGCCCCTTGAAATTTTCATCGTCACGGAGCGGCTTGGCCTTAATAAAGAAAATGTGCAATGGTTCGCTGCTGCTGACGGAATTGGCTTACTGCTAGGCTCACTCATAGCCGGTATGCTCCCCAAGCTGCTTAAGGCCAAATACTTGCTGCCAGTCGCCTTAGCCTTCCTCGGCATTACCTTTTTAGTAGAAGGCTCCTCCATTTGGCCGCTTGTGACCGGGGCCTTTCGTTTTGGCAACGGCCTATTGCTGGCCATTTTGAATACGGCAGTGGCCAGTTTCGTTATTACCCGAATTCCGGATACAATGGTCGGCAAAGTGAATGGACTAATGACACCGCTATTTACAGGGTCCATTTTGCTAGGAACGGCTTCCTCTGGACTGCTGGCTTCATCCCTCGGCTTGTTTGTCGTTTATGCAATGTCTGCTGTCCTTTGCTTTATTTCTATCGTTCCGTCACTAAAGGTCGGTTTGCAGAAGGAAGCAGCCTAG
- a CDS encoding PadR family transcriptional regulator has product MRLNTLSYGLLALLSASPLTGYDLAQKIKPLWQAGHSQIYPLLAALEQNGYIAFERIEQQDKPDKKEYSITDKGLTQLGKWVELPAENPVLRDELHFKLYGLWLSEPEKAKALLVTREAFCRSELVRYDGLMRALEEKRVSGENARKHNARLLGRYLLLSKRKMDTRASLAFCEWAMKELEASEWLEG; this is encoded by the coding sequence ATGCGATTAAACACATTATCCTATGGATTGCTTGCTTTGCTAAGTGCAAGTCCGCTGACAGGCTATGATTTGGCTCAAAAAATCAAGCCGCTGTGGCAAGCGGGCCACAGTCAAATTTATCCGCTGCTGGCTGCGCTGGAGCAGAACGGTTATATCGCCTTTGAACGGATCGAGCAGCAGGATAAGCCGGACAAAAAGGAATATTCCATCACCGACAAAGGGCTAACGCAGCTGGGAAAATGGGTAGAGCTGCCTGCGGAAAACCCCGTGCTGCGGGATGAGCTTCATTTTAAGCTGTATGGCTTATGGCTGTCAGAGCCAGAAAAGGCGAAAGCCTTGCTCGTTACGCGCGAGGCGTTTTGCAGGAGCGAGCTTGTGCGCTACGATGGGCTTATGCGGGCTCTGGAGGAGAAGCGGGTAAGCGGGGAGAATGCGCGCAAGCATAACGCACGGCTGCTCGGGCGATATTTGCTTCTTAGCAAACGAAAGATGGATACGCGGGCGTCCTTAGCTTTTTGCGAATGGGCGATGAAGGAGCTGGAGGCGAGCGAGTGGCTGGAGGGCTGA
- a CDS encoding DHA2 family efflux MFS transporter permease subunit, with protein MEEQTTTIRFWPIMIAIFFGTFLSVLSTTTINIALPLLMEHFHSELSTMQWMVTGFMLATGVISPLVGYLGGRFSYKRLYLYALVGFTLFSFLCAAAWDTSSLIVFRMLQGACSGLIMSCTMTIIFQVVPKERRAFAVSLWSLSAMVAPAIGPTFSGWLLQQASWHWLFLFNVPIGLIAIILTQRLIPYYRMNIPKSLDIPGVMTVILGSLALLIAFSEGNSWGWSSWKTLLLMAVGVALLVLFVWRELTAKEPLLNLRVFRIRRFTIMLSIYGMVTVALYTGTYLTPLFLQQVQLQSPLATGLILLPSSIILALLSPLAGKLYPKLGAVKMISIGIVFIFAGLFMLSWLHVNTAYSFVLWGMIIRNIGLGFASVPSSTASMEEIPPEWSGHAASISNWLRNVLSSFAIAVFTGLISSRSAVHSSELIQSGAADTNTIRLMSFTMSINDVFVIGAITVLAGFPLLLLLKQRRGREAVLQPSG; from the coding sequence TTGGAGGAGCAGACGACTACCATACGATTTTGGCCAATTATGATTGCGATATTCTTTGGAACGTTCCTTTCCGTGCTAAGCACAACGACGATTAATATTGCGCTTCCGCTGCTGATGGAGCATTTTCATTCGGAGCTTTCCACCATGCAGTGGATGGTGACGGGCTTTATGCTGGCTACCGGCGTTATTTCACCACTGGTTGGGTATTTAGGAGGACGATTCAGCTATAAGCGATTATATTTATACGCGCTAGTCGGCTTTACGCTGTTTTCGTTTTTGTGTGCGGCCGCATGGGATACAAGCTCGCTGATCGTATTTCGGATGCTGCAAGGGGCATGCAGCGGGCTGATCATGTCCTGTACGATGACGATTATTTTTCAGGTCGTGCCGAAGGAGCGCCGAGCGTTTGCAGTGAGCCTATGGTCGCTGTCGGCAATGGTCGCGCCTGCGATTGGACCGACTTTCAGCGGCTGGCTGCTGCAGCAGGCAAGCTGGCATTGGCTGTTTTTGTTCAATGTGCCGATCGGGCTGATTGCGATTATTTTGACCCAAAGGCTGATTCCTTATTATCGAATGAACATCCCGAAGTCGCTCGATATTCCGGGCGTCATGACCGTTATTCTCGGCAGTCTGGCGCTGCTCATCGCTTTCAGCGAAGGCAACAGCTGGGGGTGGAGCTCATGGAAAACGCTGCTGCTTATGGCTGTAGGCGTTGCCTTGCTAGTGCTTTTTGTTTGGCGGGAGCTGACAGCTAAGGAGCCGCTGCTGAATTTACGCGTGTTTCGCATTCGCCGCTTTACGATCATGCTGAGTATTTATGGCATGGTGACGGTCGCGCTGTATACAGGTACTTATTTGACGCCGCTGTTTTTGCAGCAGGTGCAGCTCCAAAGTCCGCTGGCGACAGGGCTGATTTTGCTGCCCTCCTCCATCATATTGGCGCTTCTAAGTCCGCTAGCAGGAAAGCTCTATCCGAAGCTTGGAGCGGTGAAAATGATCAGCATCGGCATCGTTTTTATTTTCGCTGGGCTGTTTATGCTGAGCTGGCTGCATGTGAATACGGCATACAGCTTCGTGCTATGGGGGATGATTATTCGCAATATCGGGCTTGGCTTTGCTTCCGTTCCGAGCAGCACCGCCTCCATGGAAGAAATTCCGCCCGAGTGGTCCGGCCATGCCGCCTCCATTAGCAACTGGCTTCGCAATGTGCTCAGCTCGTTCGCTATAGCCGTGTTTACAGGGTTAATCTCCAGCCGTTCCGCCGTTCACAGCAGTGAGCTTATTCAGTCTGGGGCTGCCGACACAAATACGATTCGCCTAATGTCGTTTACAATGAGCATTAATGATGTATTTGTGATTGGAGCTATTACGGTGCTGGCTGGCTTCCCTCTTTTGCTGCTGCTTAAGCAGCGGAGGGGTCGGGAAGCGGTTTTGCAGCCAAGCGGATAA